One genomic window of Mus musculus strain C57BL/6J chromosome 4, GRCm38.p6 C57BL/6J includes the following:
- the 4930522H14Rik gene encoding uncharacterized protein C1orf185 homolog isoform 2 (isoform 2 is encoded by transcript variant 2), with the protein MGVFSHLTYFMAAGALSLGIGFFALASALWFLICKRRELFEESKFKEFGENMKQGSCKPKLKAHPQCVFISRNFHAGYLQSQTEKREKEEAEKKAVRSHSKVEFCLQDPISCESPEVTSVANGSSVSTLSLSTSISSSYCCQTVEEAEDWLTDDCLETRIPLKNPLLGEPLKKKVLAYLSSISLEEWPGNTVSNTFCSEQKTDSLKELLVLKNTEVGKHNLQFDIE; encoded by the exons ATGG GTGTCTTTAGTCACTTAACCTACTTTATGGCTGCTGGAGCTCTTAGTCTGGGAATTGGATTCTTTGCTTTGGCATCTGCTTTGTGGTTCCTGATTTGCAAACGAAG AGAACTATTTGAGGAGTCCAAGTTTAAGGAATTTGGTGAAAATATGAAGCAAGGATCATGCAAACCAAAGCTTAAAGCTCACCCTCAGTGTGTTTTCATTTCCCGGAACTTCCATGCTGGCTATTTACAATCACAG acggagaaaagagaaaaggaagaagcagaaaaaaaag cTGTCAGAAGTCACTCTAAAGTTGAATTCTGCCTCCAGGATCCCATCAGCTGTGAGTCCCCTGAGGTGACCTCAGTAGCAAATGGCAGCAGTGTGTCAACATTGAGCTTATCAACATCAATCTCTAGTTCTTACTGCTGCCAGACCGTAGAAGAAGCCGAAGACTGGCTTACTGATGATTGTCTAGAAACCAGGATTCCCTTAAAGAATCCTTTACTCGGGGAGCCTCTAAAAAAGAAGGTGCTTGCGTACCTGTCATCCATTTCATTAGAAGAGTGGCCTGGGAACACAGTGAGCAACACATTTTGTAGCGAGCAAAAAACTGACAGCCTTAAGGAACTGTTGGTACTGAAAAACACAGAGGTTGGCAAACACAACCTTCAATTTGATAttgaatga
- the 4930522H14Rik gene encoding uncharacterized protein C1orf185 homolog isoform 1 (isoform 1 is encoded by transcript variant 1): protein MTSPNGVFSHLTYFMAAGALSLGIGFFALASALWFLICKRRELFEESKFKEFGENMKQGSCKPKLKAHPQCVFISRNFHAGYLQSQTEKREKEEAEKKAVRSHSKVEFCLQDPISCESPEVTSVANGSSVSTLSLSTSISSSYCCQTVEEAEDWLTDDCLETRIPLKNPLLGEPLKKKVLAYLSSISLEEWPGNTVSNTFCSEQKTDSLKELLVLKNTEVGKHNLQFDIE, encoded by the exons ATGACTTCACCTAATG GTGTCTTTAGTCACTTAACCTACTTTATGGCTGCTGGAGCTCTTAGTCTGGGAATTGGATTCTTTGCTTTGGCATCTGCTTTGTGGTTCCTGATTTGCAAACGAAG AGAACTATTTGAGGAGTCCAAGTTTAAGGAATTTGGTGAAAATATGAAGCAAGGATCATGCAAACCAAAGCTTAAAGCTCACCCTCAGTGTGTTTTCATTTCCCGGAACTTCCATGCTGGCTATTTACAATCACAG acggagaaaagagaaaaggaagaagcagaaaaaaaag cTGTCAGAAGTCACTCTAAAGTTGAATTCTGCCTCCAGGATCCCATCAGCTGTGAGTCCCCTGAGGTGACCTCAGTAGCAAATGGCAGCAGTGTGTCAACATTGAGCTTATCAACATCAATCTCTAGTTCTTACTGCTGCCAGACCGTAGAAGAAGCCGAAGACTGGCTTACTGATGATTGTCTAGAAACCAGGATTCCCTTAAAGAATCCTTTACTCGGGGAGCCTCTAAAAAAGAAGGTGCTTGCGTACCTGTCATCCATTTCATTAGAAGAGTGGCCTGGGAACACAGTGAGCAACACATTTTGTAGCGAGCAAAAAACTGACAGCCTTAAGGAACTGTTGGTACTGAAAAACACAGAGGTTGGCAAACACAACCTTCAATTTGATAttgaatga